Proteins encoded by one window of Candidatus Nitrosocosmicus hydrocola:
- a CDS encoding secondary thiamine-phosphate synthase enzyme YjbQ, with protein MKFKTDYLLFNTTSRFQLLNITPLIEKILKESGIKEGLCLVNSMHISSSVFINDDEVGLHRDFYKWLEKLAPHEPIGQYGHNDTGEENADAHLKRQIMGREVVIAVTNSKLDFGPWEQIFYGEFDGMRNKRVLVKIIGE; from the coding sequence ATGAAATTTAAAACCGATTATCTTTTGTTTAATACGACATCAAGATTTCAATTGCTTAACATTACACCACTGATTGAAAAAATATTAAAAGAAAGTGGAATCAAGGAGGGATTGTGCTTGGTAAATTCGATGCATATTTCTTCTAGTGTATTTATAAATGATGACGAAGTAGGACTACATAGAGATTTTTATAAATGGTTAGAAAAACTGGCTCCTCATGAACCTATTGGACAGTATGGTCATAACGATACTGGAGAGGAGAATGCTGATGCACATTTAAAGCGACAAATTATGGGGAGAGAAGTCGTAATAGCAGTTACAAACAGTAAACTAGACTTTGGTCCATGGGAACAGATATTCTATGGGGAATTTGACGGAATGAGAAACAAGAGAGTTTTAGTTAAAATTATAGGTGAATAA
- a CDS encoding ArsR/SmtB family transcription factor translates to MNYSNSDSTRKKDEDEDDKKGIEGSKTNYSDKKNNPTNETKPIDPRFKRLLWYMIGSARGGINRARIIDFLTDNPSNANQLSNQLKLDYKTVIHHLNVLKKNSLVITDNEESYGATYFISPLMEKNYPAFVEIMDRIGKK, encoded by the coding sequence TTGAACTACTCCAATTCCGATAGTACACGCAAGAAAGATGAAGATGAAGATGACAAAAAAGGAATTGAAGGTTCTAAAACAAACTATTCGGATAAAAAGAATAATCCTACGAATGAAACTAAACCCATTGATCCGCGATTTAAGAGATTGTTATGGTATATGATAGGAAGTGCAAGAGGAGGAATAAATAGAGCTAGAATAATTGATTTTTTGACTGATAATCCATCAAATGCTAACCAATTGTCTAACCAGCTGAAACTTGATTATAAAACAGTGATACATCACCTAAATGTACTAAAGAAAAATAGTCTAGTTATTACCGATAATGAAGAATCATATGGTGCCACTTATTTCATCTCACCACTAATGGAAAAAAATTATCCTGCATTTGTAGAAATTATGGACAGAATTGGGAAAAAGTAA
- a CDS encoding sensor histidine kinase encodes MPYIDEKREENSRNKNDVQNHSSSWDPDLLSSPNPISPDNENESVEIEHNLKTKIVHGEEDVTNIIKHAHLNCKNSLHIYCDKNGFSVLINTSIFKELFTVLRNNGVMIKIITEITVDNIEHCKQVIDLFNANIKYLDTVKGNFALLDDKTYLASPKLIGAKLMPELIYSNEKEVVEQNRYLFETLWKEAKPAEQKIREIQDGILPIETFIIDDPNKILSYARTQETTRIIENSNEIRKLLLHLVKNSKKEILIVYPSSKAVDLQKKIGTLDILLKKSQENISVKILSPTNVNLDKMIYLHQSLLTELELKNINIREISKQQELKPTVLMIDRKHVLALELKNDTSDTFEEATGLATYSTSDPTVLSYISIFESLWEQTDMSISLRMANEKLVRTEQMERDFINTAAHELRTPTQAIMGYAELDSEVFDDLLKNAKVVEDDDLRRIITHLQKHFDAISRNSTRLDDLISNLLDVSRIESSMNNSLSLHTEKLDLIKEIKESIKNQLDQKIKIKNIEINFINDSLDEQCWIYADRSRLNQIISNLIGNAIKFSNQNGRIDIMIKDNAANSNERHMDEINSFVKTKKSDIQKRNGRKKEMDEIFVNISDTGKGISTKIMPKLFEKFITDSDTGTGLGLYITRNLVEAHGGRIWAFNNNDGIGSTFIFSLPKMQYSISDNK; translated from the coding sequence TTGCCATATATTGACGAAAAGAGGGAGGAAAATAGTAGGAACAAAAATGATGTTCAAAACCACTCTTCGTCGTGGGATCCTGATTTACTATCATCACCAAACCCAATTTCTCCTGATAATGAGAATGAAAGTGTGGAAATAGAGCATAATTTGAAAACCAAAATTGTACATGGAGAAGAAGACGTTACAAACATTATCAAACATGCTCATCTTAACTGTAAAAATAGCCTTCATATTTATTGTGATAAAAATGGATTCTCTGTTTTAATTAACACTTCTATATTTAAGGAGTTATTCACAGTTTTAAGAAATAATGGGGTTATGATAAAAATTATAACAGAAATAACTGTTGACAATATTGAACACTGCAAACAAGTTATAGATCTTTTTAATGCAAATATAAAATATCTAGATACAGTAAAAGGCAATTTTGCTTTATTAGACGACAAGACATATCTTGCATCTCCTAAACTAATAGGAGCTAAACTTATGCCTGAGTTAATATATAGTAACGAAAAAGAAGTTGTTGAACAAAACAGATATCTATTTGAGACTTTATGGAAAGAAGCAAAACCTGCTGAACAAAAAATTAGAGAAATTCAAGACGGCATATTACCCATTGAAACTTTTATTATAGATGATCCTAATAAAATTCTCAGCTATGCGAGAACACAGGAAACCACAAGAATAATAGAAAATTCGAATGAGATAAGAAAACTACTACTTCATTTAGTGAAAAATTCGAAAAAAGAAATACTGATAGTTTATCCATCCTCTAAAGCTGTGGACTTACAAAAAAAAATTGGGACACTTGATATTCTTCTTAAAAAGAGCCAAGAAAATATTTCTGTTAAAATTCTATCACCAACGAATGTGAATCTTGACAAAATGATCTACCTTCATCAATCCCTGTTGACAGAACTTGAGCTAAAAAATATTAATATAAGAGAAATTTCAAAGCAACAAGAACTTAAACCTACTGTCTTGATGATAGACAGAAAACATGTTTTAGCATTAGAACTAAAGAACGATACAAGCGATACTTTTGAAGAAGCAACAGGTTTAGCAACATACTCAACAAGCGATCCGACTGTGCTTTCTTACATATCGATTTTTGAAAGTCTTTGGGAACAAACAGACATGTCAATTAGTTTGAGAATGGCAAATGAAAAATTGGTTCGGACAGAACAGATGGAGAGAGACTTTATCAATACTGCCGCACATGAACTGAGAACACCTACCCAAGCTATCATGGGATATGCAGAACTAGATAGTGAAGTATTTGATGATCTATTAAAAAATGCAAAAGTAGTCGAAGATGATGATTTAAGAAGGATCATAACCCATTTACAAAAGCACTTTGATGCAATTTCTAGAAATTCGACTAGACTAGATGACCTCATAAGTAATCTTTTGGATGTATCAAGAATCGAATCTAGTATGAATAATAGTTTGTCATTACATACAGAAAAGTTAGATTTGATTAAAGAAATTAAGGAATCAATTAAGAATCAACTTGATCAAAAAATAAAAATCAAAAATATTGAGATCAACTTTATCAATGATAGCTTAGATGAACAATGCTGGATATATGCAGATAGATCGAGACTTAATCAAATAATCAGTAACCTAATAGGTAATGCCATAAAGTTCTCAAATCAAAATGGCAGGATTGACATCATGATTAAAGATAATGCTGCGAACTCAAATGAAAGACACATGGACGAAATAAACAGCTTTGTAAAAACTAAAAAGAGCGACATTCAAAAAAGAAATGGACGAAAAAAAGAAATGGACGAAATATTTGTAAACATATCTGATACTGGTAAAGGGATATCTACAAAAATCATGCCAAAGTTATTTGAAAAGTTTATAACGGATTCTGATACAGGGACCGGTCTAGGATTGTACATTACTCGAAATCTAGTTGAAGCACATGGTGGTAGAATATGGGCATTTAATAATAATGATGGAATTGGATCTACATTTATTTTTAGTTTACCAAAAATGCAATATAGTATTTCAGATAATAAATAG
- a CDS encoding aldo/keto reductase yields the protein MIKNTFGWTDVDVSAMGQGTWMIEGDNELQRNEFAIKSLQLGLDLGMTHIDTAEMYGNGIVERLVGQAINGRREEVFLASKVLPSNASYDGTLRACKRSLRRLKTNWLDLYLLHWPSLEYPIHETMHAMEKLVKEGLVRFIGVSNFNVEELKKAESALQDESIACNQVLYHLNSRGIERKLLPYCNSKKIALVGYSPFGHGNFPSPNSNKGQLLAEIAGRHHKTLHQVALNFMVNHTKIFTIPKANNLDHVKENSESICWSLTADEIADINRLFPVPKYDEPLDMI from the coding sequence ATGATTAAAAATACATTCGGTTGGACTGATGTTGACGTTTCCGCTATGGGGCAAGGTACATGGATGATTGAGGGAGACAATGAACTGCAAAGAAATGAATTTGCTATAAAATCCCTTCAATTAGGGCTTGACTTGGGAATGACACATATAGACACTGCTGAAATGTATGGGAACGGTATAGTAGAGCGGTTGGTGGGCCAAGCAATTAATGGACGAAGAGAAGAGGTTTTCCTTGCAAGCAAAGTTTTACCTTCAAATGCCTCATATGATGGCACGTTAAGAGCGTGTAAGCGTAGTTTGAGGCGATTGAAAACAAATTGGCTTGATCTTTATTTACTTCACTGGCCAAGTTTGGAATATCCGATTCATGAAACAATGCACGCTATGGAAAAATTAGTAAAGGAAGGCCTAGTAAGATTCATTGGAGTAAGCAACTTCAATGTGGAAGAATTAAAAAAAGCAGAAAGTGCACTTCAGGACGAGTCAATCGCTTGTAATCAGGTTCTGTATCATTTAAATTCTCGAGGTATAGAAAGAAAGTTACTTCCTTATTGTAACAGTAAAAAGATAGCTTTAGTAGGATATTCACCATTTGGACATGGCAATTTTCCATCACCAAATAGTAACAAGGGTCAACTACTCGCAGAGATTGCCGGACGCCATCACAAAACATTACATCAAGTAGCACTTAATTTTATGGTGAATCACACCAAGATCTTTACCATTCCCAAGGCCAATAATCTCGATCATGTTAAGGAGAATAGTGAAAGCATATGTTGGAGCCTGACTGCTGATGAGATTGCAGATATTAACAGATTATTCCCCGTACCTAAATATGATGAGCCCTTAGATATGATTTAA
- a CDS encoding dihydrolipoyl dehydrogenase family protein: MDKTTVYDLIVIGTGTAGTTIALNCRAKGLKVTIIDSLSFGGTCALRGCEPKKVLVEAAKTIDSNKKHENKGIGDTERVYLKWDELINFKKTFTEPFPKEREDSYINAGIIPIHGKARFIDKDTIKLEYIGMENKNTNSNNDILKGKHIVVATGAKPMNLGVPGSENVITSDQFMDIKSHQLPESIVFIGGGYISFEFAHIAARSGVKNITILHRGKQPLNHFDSDLVNLLIQKSKNLGIDILLETNVERIDKLASNGKLVVSYSASLEDHADDRRPSTVKTDMVVHGAGRIPNVEELDLKAGEIEHTSIGGIKVNEYLQSVSNPIVYAAGDVAASGGAPLTPVASYDGTIVSNNILNGNITKSNYNGLPSVVFTIPPIASVGLSEKDAKKQGLQFRTNYKDTSSWYSSKRVGETHSGFKILIEKGSDKILGAHLLGPHAEEVINVFSIAIRLGLAAKDLNDPILYAYPTNSSDVTYML, from the coding sequence TTGGACAAAACAACCGTGTATGATTTAATTGTAATAGGAACAGGAACAGCAGGTACCACAATAGCATTAAATTGTCGTGCTAAGGGCTTAAAAGTCACCATTATTGATTCGCTGTCATTTGGGGGTACGTGCGCTTTACGCGGTTGTGAACCAAAAAAGGTTCTTGTAGAAGCTGCAAAAACAATTGATTCAAACAAGAAACATGAAAATAAGGGGATAGGCGACACGGAGAGGGTTTATCTGAAATGGGATGAATTGATAAACTTTAAAAAAACCTTTACTGAACCCTTCCCAAAGGAGAGAGAAGACAGTTATATCAATGCCGGAATTATTCCTATTCATGGTAAAGCAAGATTTATTGATAAAGATACAATCAAACTAGAGTATATAGGGATGGAGAATAAGAATACTAATTCGAATAATGATATTTTAAAAGGTAAGCATATAGTAGTAGCAACTGGAGCAAAACCAATGAATTTAGGTGTCCCCGGTTCAGAGAATGTGATCACAAGTGATCAGTTTATGGATATTAAAAGTCATCAATTACCTGAAAGTATAGTATTCATTGGTGGCGGATATATATCATTTGAGTTTGCACACATTGCCGCACGCTCAGGTGTCAAAAATATTACAATTTTACATCGCGGTAAACAACCTCTAAATCACTTTGATTCAGACCTTGTTAATCTGCTGATACAAAAGAGCAAGAACTTAGGTATCGATATCCTTTTAGAAACGAATGTAGAGAGAATCGACAAATTAGCATCTAATGGCAAATTAGTTGTAAGTTATTCTGCAAGCTTAGAGGATCATGCAGATGATAGAAGGCCTTCGACAGTAAAAACTGATATGGTGGTCCATGGTGCCGGACGAATTCCTAATGTTGAAGAACTCGATCTTAAAGCAGGAGAAATAGAACATACCTCTATTGGAGGGATAAAGGTGAACGAATATCTTCAAAGTGTTTCTAATCCCATTGTTTATGCAGCAGGCGATGTAGCAGCAAGCGGTGGTGCACCCTTGACTCCGGTAGCAAGCTACGATGGCACCATAGTATCAAATAATATCCTAAATGGAAATATCACTAAATCCAATTATAATGGACTGCCCAGTGTTGTTTTTACTATCCCACCAATTGCATCAGTGGGTTTAAGCGAAAAGGATGCAAAAAAACAAGGATTACAATTTAGAACCAATTACAAAGATACCTCTAGCTGGTATTCTTCTAAGCGTGTGGGAGAGACTCATTCTGGATTTAAGATATTGATTGAGAAAGGAAGTGATAAAATTCTAGGGGCTCATCTTTTAGGACCTCATGCAGAGGAAGTCATAAATGTATTTTCAATAGCCATAAGATTAGGTCTTGCAGCTAAAGATCTAAATGATCCTATCCTATATGCTTATCCAACCAATTCATCTGATGTGACCTATATGTTATAG
- a CDS encoding PsbP-related protein, whose translation MMRHNSSIFLSINLSFAFLIFFTMHFQVFATELNSNNRTSLYVDSKNKFELYYPSNWEIAPKNSTFPYYGETTEIVFIPKGESVSPLNQIVFSISVSDVGELLKNGNINSSLFLDEVVAERVNSFSDPSSIYAGLEVKLLENNRANIDGILSRELVFLTQGLGTFDMDIFIINEGLLYHFVFMSPKSQALEIAPQIQQMKSSFKFK comes from the coding sequence ATGATGCGACACAATTCCTCGATTTTTCTATCAATCAACTTGTCATTTGCTTTTTTGATATTTTTTACCATGCATTTTCAGGTGTTTGCAACCGAATTAAACTCAAATAACAGGACAAGTTTATATGTCGACTCAAAAAATAAATTTGAGTTATATTATCCATCCAATTGGGAGATAGCACCCAAAAATTCCACCTTCCCTTACTACGGGGAAACTACAGAGATAGTTTTTATCCCAAAAGGCGAAAGCGTAAGTCCTTTAAATCAGATAGTCTTCAGTATTTCAGTAAGTGATGTTGGAGAACTACTAAAGAATGGTAATATCAATTCGTCCCTCTTTTTAGATGAAGTTGTGGCTGAGAGGGTTAATTCATTCAGTGACCCTTCTTCAATATACGCCGGCCTAGAAGTAAAATTGCTTGAAAATAATCGAGCAAATATAGATGGCATTCTTTCAAGAGAATTAGTTTTTTTGACTCAGGGCTTAGGAACATTTGATATGGATATATTTATCATTAATGAAGGACTTTTGTATCATTTCGTATTCATGAGTCCGAAATCTCAGGCATTGGAAATCGCTCCACAAATTCAACAGATGAAATCTTCTTTTAAATTCAAGTAG
- a CDS encoding cupin domain-containing protein, with protein MFDDTRINSSSSNKINNNFDKYYTLNGIRYRILVSGNQTQNSYSLIEANFPSGEEYEIPLHIRSREAVVVYVLEGEFVFVYNNETKKANQGMVLKFEIDLSLCYKKLNDNNEGKLLFLYIPAGFENFFKDLERLNVTNFKTFSDGDPILLQLLENNYGWRFIFD; from the coding sequence ATGTTTGATGATACAAGAATTAATTCTTCTAGTTCTAATAAGATCAATAACAATTTTGATAAATACTATACTTTGAATGGAATTAGATACCGAATTCTTGTGTCCGGTAATCAGACTCAAAATAGCTATTCTCTTATAGAGGCCAACTTTCCATCTGGAGAAGAATATGAAATTCCTTTGCATATTAGAAGTAGAGAAGCTGTTGTAGTGTATGTTCTTGAGGGAGAATTCGTTTTTGTCTACAATAATGAAACTAAAAAAGCAAATCAAGGAATGGTTTTGAAATTCGAAATTGATCTATCACTATGCTATAAGAAACTTAATGATAATAATGAGGGAAAATTGTTGTTTCTATATATTCCTGCTGGATTTGAAAACTTTTTCAAAGATTTAGAACGATTAAATGTTACTAATTTTAAGACGTTTAGTGATGGCGATCCGATCTTGTTACAATTATTAGAAAATAACTATGGATGGAGATTTATCTTTGATTAA
- a CDS encoding SDR family oxidoreductase, which produces MVTGGKRGIGFETCRQLSELGLTVILTSCDPSKGKIATKILSDNGSDIVFYQLEVTNKNNITNVYNRVEQEYGRLDILINNAAILFDQAQSTINVNLDLVKKALTTNLIGPWSVCQAFIPLMKKNQYGRIVNVSSGAGSLYYMEGGAPAYGSSKVALNALTRKLASELKGENILVNSIDPGWVEADMGGKGGRPVVEGCKGIIWATTLPDNGPSGGFYHDQKLVPW; this is translated from the coding sequence TTGGTAACGGGAGGCAAACGCGGCATAGGATTTGAGACTTGTAGACAGCTTTCGGAACTAGGTTTAACTGTTATACTGACCTCGTGTGATCCATCTAAAGGGAAAATCGCAACAAAAATACTATCTGATAATGGGTCGGATATCGTATTTTACCAATTAGAAGTAACTAACAAAAATAATATAACAAATGTATACAATCGAGTAGAACAAGAATATGGCCGCCTTGATATTTTGATTAATAATGCAGCAATTCTATTCGATCAAGCTCAGTCTACTATAAATGTAAACCTAGATTTAGTAAAAAAAGCATTGACAACAAATCTAATTGGTCCATGGTCAGTATGTCAAGCATTTATTCCATTAATGAAGAAAAATCAATATGGCCGAATTGTCAATGTATCGAGTGGTGCAGGTTCACTATACTATATGGAAGGAGGTGCCCCAGCATACGGCAGCTCAAAGGTTGCTTTGAATGCATTAACAAGAAAATTAGCATCAGAATTGAAAGGGGAGAATATACTTGTCAATTCTATCGATCCTGGTTGGGTAGAAGCGGATATGGGAGGTAAGGGCGGTCGTCCAGTAGTAGAAGGTTGTAAGGGGATAATTTGGGCCACTACACTTCCAGATAATGGTCCTAGCGGGGGATTTTATCATGATCAAAAACTCGTTCCTTGGTAG
- a CDS encoding VOC family protein produces the protein MNTNEIKYKETRKIFVNLPVKELNKSIEFFTSLGFKFDPKFTDKNATCMIVNENIFVMLLVEEFFKNFTQKEICNTAKNIELILALSVESREIVDEMIGKAIEAGGIEPRKPQDHGWMYNRAFEDIDGHLWELVFMNETEINVK, from the coding sequence ATGAATACCAACGAAATCAAATATAAAGAAACCCGAAAGATTTTTGTAAACTTGCCAGTAAAGGAACTAAATAAAAGCATTGAATTTTTTACCTCCCTTGGGTTTAAATTTGATCCTAAATTCACAGATAAGAATGCAACCTGTATGATAGTAAATGAAAACATTTTTGTCATGCTACTGGTTGAGGAATTCTTTAAGAATTTTACACAAAAGGAAATATGCAATACTGCAAAAAATATCGAATTAATCTTGGCATTATCAGTAGAAAGTAGAGAAATAGTGGATGAAATGATTGGTAAGGCAATTGAAGCTGGAGGGATTGAGCCACGAAAACCTCAAGATCACGGTTGGATGTATAACCGTGCTTTCGAAGATATAGATGGACATCTCTGGGAACTAGTATTCATGAATGAAACCGAGATTAATGTGAAATAA
- a CDS encoding VTT domain-containing protein, with translation MQVFDLIQLIQGLDYSAIFLLTFISAILIIVPIPYFPVLMTAVLVTDLDPNLIILYGAVGAVTAKSIVYMISYYGTNIGNLKKNFSAKEYPETFRIIRKYGGLAIFLAGITPIPDNIIFIPFGMYKYNPIKFIFITFFSKLLLNIIIVWGTLIIGKPIIGNFSEMSLDINTLIVTVIVSVIVFSILFIFFLRINWAVFLERFFVRIKTWKD, from the coding sequence ATGCAAGTTTTTGATCTCATACAACTAATTCAAGGGTTGGATTACTCTGCAATTTTTCTGTTAACATTTATTTCTGCAATATTAATTATTGTTCCAATCCCCTATTTTCCCGTTCTCATGACTGCCGTTTTGGTCACAGATTTGGATCCGAATCTAATAATTTTATATGGAGCAGTGGGCGCTGTAACTGCGAAATCAATAGTGTATATGATTAGTTACTATGGGACAAATATCGGTAATCTGAAGAAAAACTTTAGTGCAAAAGAGTATCCAGAGACGTTTAGGATTATTAGAAAATATGGTGGTTTGGCGATATTTTTGGCTGGGATTACCCCCATCCCTGATAACATAATCTTCATTCCATTTGGAATGTACAAGTACAATCCCATAAAGTTCATATTCATAACTTTTTTCTCAAAATTACTCTTAAATATAATAATTGTGTGGGGAACACTAATAATTGGTAAACCTATAATAGGCAATTTTTCTGAAATGTCATTGGATATAAACACACTAATTGTTACGGTCATAGTTTCAGTAATTGTATTTAGCATCCTCTTCATATTTTTCTTAAGAATCAATTGGGCAGTTTTTCTAGAGAGATTTTTTGTGAGAATTAAGACTTGGAAAGACTAA
- a CDS encoding arginase family protein: MVIFTYSNVNEVSKAEIVIIGVPDETKSHSKRKGTSKGPDVLRMVTNESNFFERDGNIIPICPMRGNLNEKYIFDYGNVNREELYRTVFHLVSNNKIPIVIGGDHSITTTILQAIGDSIGKIGLLYFDAHPDFVSSTTDYYGSVLADSTEWIDFNESLLIGTRSAETEELENAKRSQIEIVTPLDINEKGIVKIMDKVKSKYNKRRKYISIDLDCLDPAYAPGVSVPSAGGISSIDLITLIKHAVSLGIVGMDIVELSPDFDVNDTTSLLTSRILLESIASIKSSQ, translated from the coding sequence ATGGTTATCTTTACTTACTCTAATGTGAATGAGGTTTCCAAGGCGGAAATCGTAATTATAGGAGTACCTGATGAAACTAAATCTCATTCGAAAAGAAAAGGCACAAGCAAAGGTCCAGATGTTCTTAGAATGGTAACTAATGAATCAAATTTTTTTGAAAGAGATGGAAACATTATTCCAATTTGTCCAATGCGTGGTAATTTGAATGAAAAATACATTTTTGATTATGGTAATGTCAATAGGGAGGAATTGTATCGAACAGTATTTCATTTAGTTTCAAACAATAAAATTCCAATAGTTATAGGAGGGGACCATTCAATTACCACTACTATATTGCAAGCTATTGGCGATTCAATAGGAAAGATTGGTTTGTTATATTTTGATGCACATCCAGATTTTGTTTCCTCTACAACTGATTATTATGGTTCTGTTTTAGCCGATTCAACGGAGTGGATAGACTTTAATGAAAGTTTGTTGATAGGAACAAGATCTGCTGAAACAGAAGAATTAGAAAATGCAAAAAGGTCTCAAATAGAAATTGTAACGCCTCTAGACATCAATGAGAAAGGAATCGTTAAAATTATGGACAAAGTAAAATCGAAGTACAATAAACGTAGAAAATACATTTCGATTGATCTTGATTGTTTGGATCCAGCCTATGCGCCAGGAGTTTCAGTTCCGTCGGCGGGGGGTATCTCTAGTATAGATTTGATAACACTTATCAAACATGCAGTTAGCTTAGGTATTGTTGGTATGGATATTGTAGAACTCTCTCCGGATTTTGATGTAAATGACACGACCTCCCTCTTAACTTCTAGGATTTTGCTTGAATCTATTGCATCTATCAAATCTAGCCAATAA
- a CDS encoding cytochrome P450, with translation MAKANTEFPPGPSSKFSPKLLRQLTTDPIRTLSEFNQKYGEIVHFKIGRGHIYLINNPNHIEKILIYNHKNFKKGKRLQTAKRLLGEGLVTSEGSKHDNQRKIIHPLFLPKRITSYGQIVVDKASVMSERWGDGATVDIHKEMMNVTLKIICKSIMNYEIDSEEAAKFSSALEFSKKYFKRLQHPIGHILDHFEILPEVSKSRESIKILDSIVYRLISERKKSKSVIDRVESNLLTGQEDDLLSRLLQAQSSTENNSEDDLEYQKKSQRVGSLVTPNSMTDQQIRDNIITMLIAGHETTSNAITWTYYLVSQFPEIEQKMFEEIDMILLKSEDSGKKVYRNPTVNDLPKFKYIERIFREAMRIYPPVWSIGRLVDEEYVIDKYVIPKGSSIIMSQYVMQHDGRYYDNPDEFNPDRWTDEFKRHLPRFSYFPFGGGIRGCIGESFAWQEGILMMATVSSHWKLELVPNQNIKMDPGITLNPKNGIKMRLRMRSNGEKLH, from the coding sequence GTGGCAAAAGCAAACACAGAATTTCCACCAGGTCCTTCATCCAAATTTTCGCCAAAATTATTACGCCAATTGACGACAGATCCCATAAGAACTTTAAGTGAATTTAATCAAAAGTATGGTGAGATTGTCCATTTCAAGATTGGAAGAGGTCATATCTACTTAATTAATAATCCCAATCATATTGAAAAAATCTTGATTTATAATCATAAAAATTTTAAAAAGGGCAAAAGACTACAAACTGCAAAGAGATTGTTAGGAGAAGGATTGGTAACGAGTGAAGGCAGTAAACACGATAATCAAAGAAAAATCATTCATCCACTCTTCTTGCCAAAGAGGATCACCTCATATGGTCAAATTGTTGTAGATAAGGCATCCGTAATGAGTGAAAGATGGGGGGATGGTGCGACTGTTGATATTCATAAAGAAATGATGAATGTTACCCTAAAAATAATTTGCAAGTCAATTATGAATTATGAAATCGATTCTGAAGAAGCTGCTAAATTTTCATCAGCATTGGAATTTTCCAAGAAATATTTTAAACGTCTTCAACATCCAATTGGCCATATTCTTGATCATTTTGAAATTCTTCCAGAGGTATCCAAAAGCAGAGAATCCATTAAAATACTGGATTCAATCGTTTACCGATTAATTAGCGAAAGAAAAAAGTCGAAGAGTGTCATTGACAGGGTAGAATCAAATTTACTAACAGGTCAGGAAGATGATCTTTTATCAAGACTCTTGCAAGCACAATCATCAACTGAAAACAATTCAGAAGACGATCTTGAATATCAGAAAAAAAGTCAACGTGTAGGTTCTTTAGTTACTCCCAATTCTATGACCGATCAACAGATAAGAGATAATATTATAACTATGCTTATAGCAGGGCATGAAACCACATCAAATGCAATTACGTGGACATATTATCTTGTATCTCAGTTTCCGGAAATTGAACAAAAAATGTTTGAAGAGATAGATATGATCCTTTTAAAAAGTGAAGATAGTGGAAAGAAAGTTTATAGAAATCCAACGGTTAATGACCTTCCGAAGTTTAAGTATATAGAAAGAATATTCAGGGAGGCGATGCGTATTTATCCTCCGGTTTGGAGTATTGGCAGACTGGTAGATGAAGAATATGTGATTGATAAATACGTAATTCCGAAAGGATCTTCTATCATAATGAGTCAATATGTTATGCAACATGATGGTCGATATTATGACAATCCTGATGAATTCAATCCTGATAGATGGACAGACGAATTCAAGAGACATCTACCTAGATTTAGTTATTTCCCATTTGGAGGAGGGATACGTGGATGTATAGGCGAATCGTTCGCATGGCAGGAAGGTATATTGATGATGGCAACAGTTTCGAGTCATTGGAAATTGGAACTTGTTCCTAACCAGAATATTAAAATGGATCCAGGAATTACACTCAATCCCAAAAACGGCATAAAAATGAGGCTTAGAATGAGATCCAATGGAGAGAAACTGCATTAA